In the Bacillus amyloliquefaciens DSM 7 = ATCC 23350 genome, CTCCCTCCTTAATAGAGAGGTTATTGTTGGTCTTCATCTTGCTGGTCATTCGTCAGCTTGCCGATAGAATCCCTCATGTCCGTGTCAGCGTCGATATTTTTTATGTTCATATAATCCATGACACCGATGTTGCCTTCACGCAATGCTTCAGCCATCGCAAGCGGAACTTCCGCTTCGGCTTCCACGACTTTCGCACGCATTTCTTCTACGCGTGCGCGCATTTCCTGCTCTTGGGCGACGGCCATGGCGCGGCGCTCTTCCGCTTTGGCCTGCGCAATGTTTTTGTCTGCTTCTGCCTGATCTGTCTGAAGAATCGCTCCGATGTTTTTACCGATATCAACGTCGGCGATGTCAATCGAGAGAATTTCAAATGCAGTGCCTGAATCCAGCCCTTTGCCAAGGACGGTCTGTGAAATCATATCAGGGTTTTCAAGCACTTTTTTATGATTATTCGAGGAACCGATTGTCGAGACAATCCCTTCTCCGACACGGGCGACAACCGTCTCTTCTCCCGCTCCCCCGACAAGACGGTCGATATTGGCTCTTACCGTGATTCTGGCTTTTGCTTTTACTTCAATTCCGTCCATGGCGACACCCGCGATAAACGGTGTTTCAATAACCTTCGGATTTACGCTCATCTGTACGGCTTCCAATACGTCGCGCCCGGCCAGGTCAATGGCTGCGCATCGCTCGAATGACAGCTCAATATTGGCGCGCTGTGCCGCAATCAGGGCATTAACCACCCTGTCGACATTACCTCCGGCCAGATAGTGGCTTTCGAGCTGATTTGTTGTAGCGGCTAGGCCTGCTTTATGCGCTTTGATTAACGGATTGACAACGCGGCTTGGTATAACGCGGCGCAGCCTCATCCCGACCAAAGTGAAAATACTGATTCTGACTCCTGCTGCAAGCGCCGAAATCCATAGCATCACCGGTACAAAGGTGAAGAATATGGCTAACACAATAATGGCAGCTGCAACTAATGCTAAAATCGCCAAACTTGACAGTTCCATCTAATTCCTCCTCAAGGTTATCATCTATATTTCTCTCACGACAATGCGTGAGCCTTCCACTTTCACTACTTTCACCTGTCTGTCTTTTTCAGTGAATGACCCTTCCGAAACAACATCCAGACGTTCATCATCAATAATGACGGTGCCTGACGGTCTGAGGGCTGTAGCGGTAACGCCGACTTTCCCCAATAGCTCCGTCCGGTTCTGATTTGAGACATAACCGCTCTCCGTGCTTGTTGAATCAGTTAATATCAATTTCTTAAAGAATTTCATCCGTTTCCCCAACACCCTTGTTAATATGATAAAGGCTGTAATAGACACAGCAAAGGCGATCAAGAGAGAAACCGCCATTACAGTAAAGCTGCCCGCAGCGAGAAAGAGACTTGCGATGACGCCCGCAATCCCGATAAGGCCGATTATACCCCCGGGCAGAAAAATCTCTAAAAGGATAAACACCAAGCCCGCGCAAAATAAGAATATACTGTCATAGCCGGCAAATCCGGCTGCGATATGGCCGGCGAAAAACAGCAGCAAGGCTGTCAGTCCGACGGCACCCGGTATTCCGAGGCCCGGCGAAAACAATTCAATGGTCAAACCAAGCAAAGCAAGCGTTAATAAGACGGGGACAACAAACGGATTCGTCAGCCATCTGCTTAATTTGCCGACAAAACCCTCTTTTGCATGATGAACATCCGATTTATCAAAACCGAGCTTTGTATATAAAGCATCAAGGTTTGAAACCGTACCCTCCGAATATCCGACTTCCTTGGCTTTTTCAGCTGTCAGTGTCAGCAGCTTTCCCTTAGGAGCCCCCGCTTCTTTTGCATTGATGGCGGGGTCTGCCATGGCCAGGGCGTATTTCGGATTTCGGTTGTTTTTAGCCGCTGCGTCCTCCATTTCTGCATGCCACAGCGATTGGGCCTTTTTGTCTGCCGCGTTTCCTTTTCCGTCGATGATGGCTGCGGCACCCATTTTTCCGCCCGGCGCCATATAGATTTCATCTGCCTGAAGCGCTATATAAGCTCCGGCAGAAAGCGCCCGTTTATTCACGTAAGCGGTAACAGGCACATCCGAACCGCCGATGATATCTGCAATATCCAAGGCTGATTGAACGGCTCCTCCCGGTGTATTGATGTCAAGGATAATGTGTGACGCACCGGATTCCTTCGCATCTTTGAAAGAACGCGATAAAAACGAGGCGAGCCCCTGTTCGACATTTTTCTCAACCGGGATGACATACACCGATGGATGATCAGCTTTTGCGTTCAACTGAACCCCTAATAAAGATAATACAAATAAGCCAAATAGAGCAACAGCAATTCCGGTTTTTTTTCGGAACAAGGCAAATATACCCTCCTTCCTGCTTCATTCTTCTTTATATACGTAACAAATGTACTTTAGTTTCATTTTTTTATGTATAAAAAAAGACATCTCTCCAGGAAAGATGTCTTTTTCTTGTCAATTAGGATAATTGACTGCTGACAAGTCTGTTAATCACACTGCCGTCAGCTTTACCTTTTACTTTAGGCATAATAGCACTCATCACTTTGCCCATGTCCGCTTTAGAGCTCGCACCGACTTCAGCGATGGTTTCATTTACGATTGTCTGCAGCTCTTCTTCAGAAAGCTGCTTCGGTAAATAAACTTCTAAAATGTCCAGCTCTTTTTGAACTTTATCTACTAAATCTAAACGATTAGCGTTTGAAAATTCATGGAGGGAGTCTTTACGTTGCTTAAGTTCACGAGATAGGACAGTAAGTTCCTCATCCTCGGTCAAACTGTCTTTCTTAAGCTTAATTGCTTCGTTTTGAAGTGAAGCTTTCACCATTCGAACGACAGTCAGTTTGTCTTTCTCACGGCTTTTCATATACAGCTTCATATCTTGGTTAAGTCGCTCAAGAAGACTCATAAATCCACCCTCTTTTAGAATTTGCGTTTTCTAGCAGCTTCTGACTTTTTCTTGCGCTTTACGCTAGGTTTTTCATAAAATTCGCGCTTTCTTGCTTCTTGCAAAGTACCTGTCTTTGATACACTGCGTTTGAAGCGACGAAGAGCATCTTCAAGCGATTCGTTTTTTCTAACGACCGTTTTTGACATTCTCTTTCCCTCCCTCCGAATACACCAATCGACTACCTTTAAAAAGATACACATATAAACATGTACTTTGACATTATAATATAAGCCATCAGTCAGGTCAACTAAGTGAGTTCACTTTTCCGGCATGAAACAGGTGGCTTGTCTATATAATGACGGAAAGGGGTGTTTCGTTTGCTGATACTGATTCTTTTCACTGCACTTATCCTGATTTTTTTACTCGGAATGAGCCTGCTCAGACAGGGACTGATCGCATTAACGTATTCAAAAATTGAGAAGAGCCTGCTCTTGTTTACCGACCACCCGTTGAAAGCTTTTCTCATTAGCATCGTATTCACGGGTTTTCTTCAGAGCAGCTCAGCCTTTATGGTCATTGTTATCGGCTTTGTCAGTGCAGGCGCTTTACCTTTTAAACGGACGATTCCGATGATTCTCGGCACGAATGTCGGCTCCACATTTACGACGGAATTTTTGGCCATAAAAATGGATGTGCTCATTTGGGTTCTTTTTATCGGCGGCCTTGTGCTGATTCTCATCCGTAAATACCCGTTCAGGCAGATCGGCATAAGCTTCCTCGGTCTCGGCATCATCTTTTTTTGCATCACATGCTTCAGCCGTCTTGCCGTTCCGCTGACAGAAATGAAGGCGGGAGCGGAGGTATTGCGCCATGTAAATGATTCAAGCTGGTCCGCTCTTTTTATCGGCATGATATTGACTGCAATCATTCATTCAAGCTCCGTCTGCATCGGCATTTTAATGAGCTTTATGAACGAAGGGATGATCGGCATTGATCAGGCGGTCAGCGTCGTTTTGGGATCTAATATCGGGACATGCGTCACGGCCGTCATGGCTGCTGTTTCAGGCGGCTATGCCGCCAGACAGACCGCCGGCGCTCACGTTGTCTTTAATATTCTCGGCGTACTCCTCGTGTTTCCCTTCCTGTCCGCAACAGCGGATTTTACGGAGCGGCTGTCTGACGATCCCGCGCAAAAGATCGCGCATTTCAGCCTTTTGTTTAATGTTGTCACCGCCTTATTGTTTCTCCCGTTCACTCATTTGTTTTACCGGCTGATTGACAGGCTGATCCCTGCGAAACCGTAAAAAAACCGATGCGCGAGGGCATCGGTTTTTTTATCTGTTATGAAGACATGCGCATGTTCTGAGTCATTTCTTCCTCAACGACGCGGACGAATTGTCCTTCATTG is a window encoding:
- the floA gene encoding flotillin-like protein FloA (flotillin-like protein involved in membrane lipid rafts), with product MELSSLAILALVAAAIIVLAIFFTFVPVMLWISALAAGVRISIFTLVGMRLRRVIPSRVVNPLIKAHKAGLAATTNQLESHYLAGGNVDRVVNALIAAQRANIELSFERCAAIDLAGRDVLEAVQMSVNPKVIETPFIAGVAMDGIEVKAKARITVRANIDRLVGGAGEETVVARVGEGIVSTIGSSNNHKKVLENPDMISQTVLGKGLDSGTAFEILSIDIADVDIGKNIGAILQTDQAEADKNIAQAKAEERRAMAVAQEQEMRARVEEMRAKVVEAEAEVPLAMAEALREGNIGVMDYMNIKNIDADTDMRDSIGKLTNDQQDEDQQ
- a CDS encoding Na/Pi symporter is translated as MLILILFTALILIFLLGMSLLRQGLIALTYSKIEKSLLLFTDHPLKAFLISIVFTGFLQSSSAFMVIVIGFVSAGALPFKRTIPMILGTNVGSTFTTEFLAIKMDVLIWVLFIGGLVLILIRKYPFRQIGISFLGLGIIFFCITCFSRLAVPLTEMKAGAEVLRHVNDSSWSALFIGMILTAIIHSSSVCIGILMSFMNEGMIGIDQAVSVVLGSNIGTCVTAVMAAVSGGYAARQTAGAHVVFNILGVLLVFPFLSATADFTERLSDDPAQKIAHFSLLFNVVTALLFLPFTHLFYRLIDRLIPAKP
- a CDS encoding GatB/YqeY domain-containing protein, whose protein sequence is MSLLERLNQDMKLYMKSREKDKLTVVRMVKASLQNEAIKLKKDSLTEDEELTVLSRELKQRKDSLHEFSNANRLDLVDKVQKELDILEVYLPKQLSEEELQTIVNETIAEVGASSKADMGKVMSAIMPKVKGKADGSVINRLVSSQLS
- the rpsU gene encoding 30S ribosomal protein S21, which gives rise to MSKTVVRKNESLEDALRRFKRSVSKTGTLQEARKREFYEKPSVKRKKKSEAARKRKF
- a CDS encoding NfeD family protein, whose protein sequence is MFRKKTGIAVALFGLFVLSLLGVQLNAKADHPSVYVIPVEKNVEQGLASFLSRSFKDAKESGASHIILDINTPGGAVQSALDIADIIGGSDVPVTAYVNKRALSAGAYIALQADEIYMAPGGKMGAAAIIDGKGNAADKKAQSLWHAEMEDAAAKNNRNPKYALAMADPAINAKEAGAPKGKLLTLTAEKAKEVGYSEGTVSNLDALYTKLGFDKSDVHHAKEGFVGKLSRWLTNPFVVPVLLTLALLGLTIELFSPGLGIPGAVGLTALLLFFAGHIAAGFAGYDSIFLFCAGLVFILLEIFLPGGIIGLIGIAGVIASLFLAAGSFTVMAVSLLIAFAVSITAFIILTRVLGKRMKFFKKLILTDSTSTESGYVSNQNRTELLGKVGVTATALRPSGTVIIDDERLDVVSEGSFTEKDRQVKVVKVEGSRIVVREI